A DNA window from Bacteroidales bacterium contains the following coding sequences:
- the ftcD gene encoding glutamate formimidoyltransferase has protein sequence MKQLIECVPNFSEGRDMSVIKQITDVIETVEGVKLLDVDPGAATNRTVVTFVGTPDEVIDAAFLAIKKASELIDMSKHHGEHPRFGATDVCPLVPISGISMEETVKYAHKLAERVGKELEIPVYCYEFAAKEEKRKNLAYCRAGEYEGLPQKLTDPKMKPDYGPAEFNENVKKTGATAISARNFLVAYNVNLNTTSTRRANAVAFDVRENGRAKKVNGKIVKDENGNTVRIPGTLKKVKAIGWYIEEYGIAQISMNLTDITVTSVHKAYEEVKKHAEKRGVRVSGSELVGLIPLQAMLDAGKFYLKMQQRSAGIADSEIIKIAVKSLGLDELKPFIPEERIIEYVMEDKNSKPLVNMKLNDFADLTGSEFPAPGGGSISAYMGALGAALGTMVANLSAHKRGWDERWEEFSDWAEKGAYYYKALVNMVDEDTNAFNKIMEASRLPKKTDEEKAARHNAIQEATKNAINVPFKIMELSYGSMEVMKTMAEIGLQASVSDAGVGALAAKAAVYGAFMNVKINMGDLEDKEFAKEKLKAGNEILSKATALEKEIVDMVEKKIS, from the coding sequence ATGAAACAACTTATAGAATGCGTTCCTAATTTCAGCGAAGGACGTGATATGAGCGTAATAAAACAAATTACCGATGTTATAGAAACCGTTGAAGGCGTTAAACTACTCGATGTTGACCCCGGAGCGGCAACTAACAGAACCGTAGTAACTTTCGTAGGCACACCAGATGAAGTTATTGATGCAGCTTTTCTGGCAATAAAAAAAGCATCGGAACTTATTGATATGAGCAAACATCACGGCGAACATCCGCGTTTCGGAGCTACCGACGTATGCCCGCTTGTGCCGATTTCGGGAATTTCTATGGAAGAAACCGTAAAATATGCTCACAAATTGGCGGAACGAGTAGGAAAAGAACTCGAAATTCCGGTTTATTGCTACGAATTTGCCGCAAAAGAAGAAAAAAGAAAAAATTTGGCATATTGCCGTGCCGGAGAATACGAAGGTCTACCGCAAAAACTTACCGACCCGAAAATGAAACCCGATTACGGACCTGCCGAATTTAACGAAAATGTTAAAAAAACAGGTGCAACTGCAATAAGTGCAAGAAATTTTCTCGTTGCGTACAACGTAAACTTAAATACAACTTCCACCCGACGTGCTAATGCCGTTGCTTTTGATGTTCGAGAAAACGGAAGAGCAAAAAAAGTAAACGGAAAAATCGTAAAAGACGAAAACGGAAATACGGTAAGAATTCCCGGAACCCTTAAAAAAGTCAAAGCAATCGGCTGGTATATAGAGGAATACGGAATTGCACAAATCTCAATGAACTTAACCGACATTACCGTAACTTCCGTTCACAAAGCTTATGAAGAAGTTAAAAAACACGCCGAAAAAAGAGGTGTTCGCGTAAGCGGTTCGGAACTTGTCGGCTTAATTCCTTTACAAGCTATGCTCGATGCCGGAAAATTTTACCTAAAAATGCAACAACGTTCCGCAGGAATTGCCGATTCCGAAATTATAAAAATTGCCGTAAAATCTCTCGGACTTGACGAGCTTAAACCCTTTATTCCGGAAGAACGCATCATTGAATACGTTATGGAAGATAAAAATTCCAAACCGCTTGTTAATATGAAACTCAACGATTTTGCCGACCTTACGGGTTCCGAATTTCCGGCACCGGGCGGCGGTTCAATTTCGGCATATATGGGTGCTTTGGGTGCCGCACTCGGAACAATGGTTGCAAATCTTTCGGCACATAAAAGAGGTTGGGACGAGCGTTGGGAAGAATTTTCCGATTGGGCGGAAAAAGGTGCATACTACTACAAAGCACTCGTAAATATGGTTGACGAAGACACAAATGCTTTTAACAAAATTATGGAAGCATCTCGCCTGCCGAAAAAAACCGACGAAGAAAAAGCTGCAAGGCATAATGCAATACAAGAAGCAACAAAAAATGCCATTAATGTTCCTTTCAAAATTATGGAACTCTCATACGGCTCTATGGAAGTTATGAAAACTATGGCAGAAATCGGACTGCAAGCATCGGTAAGCGATGCCGGAGTAGGTGCACTTGCCGCAAAAGCTGCTGTTTACGGTGCTTTTATGAATGTTAAAATTAATATGGGCGATTTGGAAGATAAAGAATTTGCCAAAGAAAAGTTAAAAGCAGGAAACGAAATTCTTTCAAAAGCAACAGCTCTTGAAAAAGAAATTGTTGATATGGTTGAAAAGAAGATTTCGTAA
- a CDS encoding CHAT domain-containing protein, with translation MKIINMRFTSIFFVVMFLFVLKISSQTDKEDYNKAVNFFNQANEAKQKFDLTNSEQFFEKAAELFKKYGHYTGNYIQCKYSVADIFIMRNKFKDAEEILDEIQKLSVEKYGQNNQFLVNILNGQGKVEASKGKHKDAVLLYLKSLELNEELEKPNLFLKSNLYGNIGNSYSELGKLDSALLNYKKDLTIKKELVGDNHPILEVAYSNIANIYKAKGQYDLAIQFFDKALELILKAYGKNDVRIAKIYSGKGNVYLEKGQNNLALDFFNESIKINKSNFGQKHISVAKDLIGMGNVYNKKQEYEKALIYFKDAYDIQIDVLGENHPDIAGVCNNIGFILEFQNKHESSLKFYQKAVKIKTANFGNNHPELATYYNNIGVNYYNRKEYNKALENYLKAIAILENNYGNKFAGLVRMYLNVADLYRKKEKFDKSLLFYQKSLTANVPGFNPNHDNLFENPRIDYYLDINKLLNSLEGKAGVLEALYLKDSLISDLEFSKETYILCDSVISVARKQAFKESDKIFLGNQTRKIYEDVIVVFKQLADETEKEKDKQKIYESMFSFAEKNKSIILSQAISSSDVKNFAGISKDIISKEKELKREISTAERSLAESADVITADKFRDILFELNKDLRELNARIERDYPKYFRTKYKSVDINVKEIKSNLKKDQIVRSYFLGEDFILIFTITDEKISLSSVDKPEDFEQKVKDFNKYITSGYQADFSNYLESANYFYNLFFPDKFPEDLTKITVIPDGLISMIPFEALITEEYKGDITNYKEYPFLIKKYQINYAYSAGLLIKSLTNKKKRGNKKAWIGIAPVFDNVSAMSINNIKVTPLPGSKNEITEIAGIFKKNKKQALSVIEKQATETFLKNANLKDYKYIHIATHGIVNTYEPKLSGLIFYPEDADNDGVLYSGEIYNLELDADLTVLSACETGLGKISKSEGIIGLSRALLYAGSDNTIVSLWKVSDNSTSTLMIDFYKNLLENEDDKTGALHAAKIDMINNGGDFAHPFFWSPFVLIGK, from the coding sequence ATGAAAATAATTAATATGAGATTTACGAGCATTTTTTTTGTTGTTATGTTTTTATTTGTCCTAAAAATATCTTCACAAACAGATAAAGAAGATTATAATAAGGCTGTCAATTTTTTTAATCAAGCAAATGAAGCAAAACAAAAATTCGACTTAACAAATTCCGAACAATTTTTTGAAAAAGCGGCTGAACTTTTTAAAAAATATGGGCATTATACAGGTAATTACATTCAATGTAAATATTCTGTTGCCGATATATTTATAATGAGAAATAAATTTAAAGATGCCGAGGAAATATTAGACGAAATCCAAAAATTATCTGTTGAAAAATATGGTCAGAACAACCAGTTTCTTGTTAATATTTTAAACGGTCAAGGAAAAGTTGAAGCATCAAAAGGAAAACATAAAGATGCCGTTTTATTATATCTAAAATCATTAGAGTTAAATGAGGAGCTTGAAAAACCCAATCTTTTTTTAAAGTCTAATTTATACGGGAATATAGGTAATTCATATTCAGAGCTTGGGAAGTTAGATTCTGCCTTATTAAACTATAAAAAAGATTTAACTATAAAAAAAGAACTTGTAGGAGACAATCATCCCATTTTGGAAGTTGCATACAGCAATATTGCAAATATATATAAGGCGAAAGGACAGTATGATTTAGCAATACAATTTTTTGATAAGGCATTAGAACTTATATTAAAAGCGTACGGAAAAAATGATGTTAGAATTGCAAAAATATACAGCGGAAAAGGAAATGTATATTTAGAAAAAGGACAAAATAACTTAGCACTTGACTTTTTTAATGAATCAATAAAAATTAATAAATCTAATTTCGGGCAGAAACATATTTCGGTTGCAAAAGATTTAATAGGTATGGGTAATGTTTATAACAAAAAACAAGAATATGAAAAGGCTTTAATTTATTTTAAAGATGCGTATGATATTCAAATTGATGTTCTCGGAGAAAACCATCCCGATATTGCGGGAGTTTGTAATAACATAGGTTTTATTCTTGAATTTCAGAATAAGCATGAATCATCTTTAAAATTTTATCAAAAAGCAGTAAAAATAAAAACTGCAAATTTCGGGAATAATCATCCTGAACTTGCGACATATTACAACAACATAGGTGTTAATTATTATAACAGAAAAGAGTATAATAAAGCATTAGAAAATTATTTGAAAGCAATTGCAATCTTAGAAAATAATTACGGAAATAAATTTGCGGGTCTTGTAAGGATGTATCTTAATGTTGCCGATTTATATCGAAAAAAAGAAAAATTTGACAAATCTCTTTTATTTTATCAAAAAAGTTTAACTGCAAATGTTCCCGGCTTTAACCCCAATCATGATAACTTGTTTGAAAATCCCCGAATTGATTATTATTTGGATATAAATAAACTGTTAAACTCATTAGAAGGAAAAGCCGGTGTTTTAGAAGCATTATATTTGAAAGATTCTTTAATAAGCGATTTAGAGTTTTCTAAAGAAACATATATACTGTGCGATTCGGTAATCTCTGTTGCAAGGAAACAAGCGTTTAAAGAATCAGATAAAATATTTTTAGGTAATCAAACAAGAAAAATATATGAAGATGTGATTGTTGTTTTTAAACAGTTGGCAGATGAGACTGAAAAAGAAAAAGATAAGCAGAAAATATATGAGAGTATGTTCAGTTTTGCTGAAAAAAATAAATCTATAATACTTTCACAAGCTATATCTTCTTCTGATGTGAAAAATTTTGCCGGAATTTCAAAAGATATAATTTCAAAAGAAAAGGAATTAAAGAGAGAAATTTCAACTGCTGAGAGAAGTTTGGCAGAATCTGCAGATGTTATAACAGCAGATAAATTCAGGGACATATTATTTGAGTTAAACAAAGATTTAAGAGAGCTAAACGCAAGAATAGAGCGAGATTATCCGAAGTACTTTCGAACTAAATATAAAAGTGTTGATATAAATGTAAAAGAAATTAAGTCAAACTTAAAGAAAGATCAAATTGTAAGATCATATTTTTTAGGCGAAGACTTTATATTAATTTTCACGATTACCGATGAGAAAATAAGTTTAAGTTCCGTTGACAAACCGGAAGACTTTGAACAAAAGGTTAAAGATTTTAACAAATATATAACATCAGGCTATCAAGCAGATTTTAGTAACTATCTGGAATCAGCAAATTATTTTTATAATCTGTTTTTTCCGGATAAATTTCCGGAAGATTTAACAAAAATAACTGTAATACCAGACGGTTTAATAAGTATGATTCCTTTTGAAGCACTCATTACGGAAGAGTACAAAGGAGATATTACAAACTACAAAGAATATCCGTTTTTAATCAAAAAATATCAAATAAACTATGCCTATTCAGCCGGCTTACTTATAAAGTCCCTTACAAATAAGAAAAAAAGAGGAAACAAAAAAGCTTGGATCGGAATTGCACCCGTGTTTGATAATGTATCAGCAATGAGTATTAACAATATAAAAGTTACACCTTTACCGGGAAGTAAAAACGAAATTACAGAAATTGCCGGAATATTTAAAAAAAATAAAAAACAAGCACTTTCTGTAATTGAAAAACAAGCAACAGAAACATTCTTAAAAAATGCAAACTTAAAAGATTACAAATATATTCATATAGCAACTCACGGAATTGTTAACACTTATGAACCCAAATTATCAGGATTGATTTTTTATCCGGAAGATGCTGATAATGACGGTGTCCTGTATTCCGGAGAAATTTATAATTTGGAGTTGGATGCTGATTTAACGGTGCTTTCAGCATGCGAAACCGGTTTGGGTAAAATCTCAAAAAGCGAAGGAATTATAGGTTTGTCAAGAGCCTTATTGTATGCAGGTTCAGACAATACAATTGTTTCGCTTTGGAAAGTTTCCGATAATTCAACAAGTACATTAATGATCGATTTTTACAAGAACTTGCTTGAAAATGAAGATGATAAAACCGGAGCTTTACATGCGGCAAAAATAGATATGATAAATAACGGAGGAGATTTTGCACATCCTTTTTTCTGGTCACCTTTTGTATTAATAGGAAAATAG
- a CDS encoding 1-acyl-sn-glycerol-3-phosphate acyltransferase, producing the protein MQKLDIKKIIRGQENKIVRKLPNFIINFLKKSFHQKEINVVLRKNEHNFGIDFVRGVVKHLNLKTKTYNEEAIPSEGKFIFAGNHSLGGVDFAVLIDKIYEKFKDIKILANEMFLFVENTKELFLPVSILKSNEKHKKDAIEEHLAKDDGHLLIFPAGKVARKIKGKMDDGPWHRSFIRNAIEHKRDIIPIFIGGENSKKFYRLAKIRKFFRIKANLELFLLPGEVFKQKNATIPIVYGTPIPYTTFNDSKTHIEWAQEVKKIVYNLEKKFLLKEIH; encoded by the coding sequence ATGCAAAAATTAGATATCAAAAAGATAATCAGAGGACAAGAAAATAAGATTGTAAGGAAATTACCTAATTTTATTATTAATTTTTTAAAAAAGTCATTTCATCAAAAAGAAATTAATGTTGTTCTGAGAAAAAATGAACATAATTTCGGAATTGATTTCGTAAGAGGAGTGGTAAAACACCTGAATTTAAAAACAAAAACTTACAATGAGGAAGCAATTCCTTCTGAAGGGAAATTTATTTTTGCCGGAAATCATTCTCTCGGAGGTGTTGATTTTGCTGTTTTGATTGATAAAATATATGAAAAGTTCAAGGATATAAAAATTCTGGCTAATGAAATGTTTTTATTTGTTGAAAATACAAAAGAACTGTTTTTGCCTGTAAGCATTTTAAAAAGCAATGAAAAACACAAAAAAGATGCTATTGAAGAACATTTAGCAAAAGATGACGGTCATTTATTAATCTTTCCTGCCGGCAAAGTTGCCAGAAAAATTAAAGGAAAAATGGATGACGGACCTTGGCACAGAAGTTTTATAAGAAATGCGATAGAACACAAAAGAGATATAATCCCGATTTTTATAGGCGGAGAAAATTCAAAGAAGTTCTATCGTCTTGCTAAAATAAGAAAATTTTTCAGAATAAAAGCAAATTTAGAATTATTCTTATTGCCGGGAGAGGTGTTTAAGCAAAAAAATGCTACGATACCGATTGTTTACGGCACGCCTATTCCTTATACAACATTTAACGATTCAAAAACTCATATTGAATGGGCACAGGAAGTTAAAAAAATTGTTTATAATCTTGAAAAAAAGTTTTTACTGAAAGAAATTCATTAA
- a CDS encoding DUF5686 and carboxypeptidase regulatory-like domain-containing protein, whose amino-acid sequence MKNIILKYYLTVLILCFFSLLTFSQTKIRGVILNDVTSKPVPFSSVSFVGSAIGCISDENGVFFIEANTDITQIAINNIGFINDTLDVVSNKYQDFIIYLKPDNYNIKEVIITPGENPADIIIKKVIKNKKYNNINRLGAYSYEQYTKMQVDINNINPSSENDPILKDFKSVFAGIDTSAATGKIYMPLIISETLSDFYYKKFPKHRKEIIKAVNFAGIDNLSASKFTGQMYLEFNFYKNYIKILEKDFISPVALSGLLVYDYSLLDSTFIDNSWCYHLSFLPKRKYQFTFKGDMWITDTTFALKKINANMSKTANLGFVSDFYVKKEYKKTGNNFFFPAEEEFFIDFNISKVTAGFFGKKYTSRKNIKLNPEFPPLFFSATEFRDIEIEDNAADYDSVFWNNNRHTQLSAKERNIYRMVDSVTNQPTFKKVENFIYLLATGYVRRSYLEFGPYYKVYSKNAIEGHRLRLGVRTSNDFSKKIELNSYLAFGLDDQKTKYGFGTKYKLAREPWTLAQINYSKDLIQLGANLGEFGSDNIFSISGKNDKLLWIENFEASIERDLIKSITGTVFISHKIINPTDSIRFFDSFGNEQTNITTTELTFSAHFGINEEYVEIVFNRQSLGSLYPILELEYTIGIPDFMNSNYKYSKLKLGLRHHISYAFIGKTNYYIEAGKIWGTVPFPLLKLHEGSTGITYDMYAFNMMNYYEFASDKYISFFAEHHFNGLFLNKIPVLRKLKFREVIYAKGVLGSLNDENRNLLQFPSELSDVEKPYIELGAGIENIVNILSVNYFRRISHLQKPDVRKNGIIIGLQLSF is encoded by the coding sequence ATGAAAAATATTATACTGAAATATTACTTAACTGTTTTAATTCTCTGCTTTTTTTCTTTGCTTACTTTTTCCCAAACAAAAATAAGAGGTGTAATTTTAAATGATGTAACTTCAAAACCTGTCCCTTTCTCAAGTGTTTCATTTGTCGGCTCTGCAATAGGTTGTATATCAGATGAAAACGGCGTTTTTTTTATCGAAGCAAATACCGACATTACCCAAATTGCTATCAATAATATCGGCTTTATTAATGATACTTTAGATGTTGTAAGTAACAAATATCAAGACTTTATTATATATTTAAAACCTGATAATTACAACATTAAAGAAGTTATTATTACACCGGGCGAAAATCCTGCCGATATAATTATCAAGAAAGTAATAAAAAATAAAAAATACAATAATATCAATCGTTTAGGTGCATACAGCTATGAACAATATACAAAAATGCAAGTTGATATTAACAACATAAATCCGAGCTCCGAAAATGACCCTATTCTGAAAGATTTCAAATCGGTATTTGCAGGTATAGATACATCAGCAGCAACAGGAAAAATTTATATGCCTTTAATTATTTCCGAAACATTATCCGATTTTTATTATAAAAAATTCCCGAAACACAGAAAAGAAATTATTAAAGCAGTAAACTTTGCAGGAATCGATAACCTTAGTGCAAGTAAATTTACCGGACAAATGTATTTGGAATTTAACTTTTATAAAAATTATATTAAAATTCTTGAAAAAGATTTTATAAGTCCTGTTGCTTTGTCTGGTTTATTAGTTTATGATTATAGTTTGCTCGACAGTACTTTTATAGATAATTCGTGGTGCTACCATTTAAGTTTTTTACCAAAACGAAAATACCAATTTACTTTTAAAGGTGATATGTGGATTACCGATACAACTTTTGCACTTAAAAAAATAAATGCAAATATGTCAAAAACTGCAAATCTCGGTTTTGTGTCTGATTTTTATGTTAAAAAAGAATATAAAAAAACTGGAAATAACTTTTTCTTTCCTGCCGAAGAAGAATTTTTTATAGATTTCAATATTTCAAAAGTAACAGCAGGCTTCTTCGGGAAAAAATATACATCACGAAAAAACATTAAACTTAATCCTGAATTTCCACCTTTATTTTTCTCGGCAACCGAATTCAGAGATATAGAAATTGAAGATAATGCTGCAGATTATGATTCTGTTTTTTGGAACAATAACAGACATACACAACTTTCTGCAAAAGAAAGAAACATATACAGAATGGTTGACTCCGTAACTAATCAACCTACGTTTAAGAAAGTTGAGAATTTTATATATCTATTAGCAACAGGCTATGTGAGAAGAAGTTACTTGGAATTCGGACCTTACTATAAAGTGTACAGTAAAAATGCAATCGAAGGACACCGGTTGAGGCTTGGTGTAAGAACAAGTAATGATTTCAGTAAGAAAATAGAGTTAAACAGCTATCTTGCATTCGGTTTAGATGACCAAAAAACAAAATACGGTTTCGGCACAAAATATAAGTTGGCAAGAGAACCTTGGACACTGGCACAAATTAATTACAGCAAAGATCTCATTCAACTCGGAGCAAACTTAGGCGAATTCGGTTCTGATAATATCTTTTCAATTTCAGGAAAAAATGATAAATTATTATGGATTGAAAATTTTGAAGCAAGTATTGAAAGAGACCTTATTAAAAGTATTACAGGAACTGTTTTTATCTCCCATAAAATAATAAACCCTACCGACAGTATACGTTTTTTTGACTCTTTCGGTAATGAACAAACAAATATAACAACAACAGAACTGACATTCAGTGCACATTTCGGTATAAACGAAGAGTATGTTGAAATAGTTTTTAACAGGCAATCTTTAGGTTCGCTTTACCCGATATTAGAGTTAGAATATACAATAGGAATTCCCGACTTTATGAATAGCAATTACAAATACTCTAAATTAAAGCTTGGTCTCAGGCATCATATTTCTTATGCATTTATAGGAAAAACAAATTATTATATCGAAGCAGGAAAAATTTGGGGTACGGTTCCTTTTCCGCTGTTAAAATTACATGAAGGAAGCACCGGAATTACTTATGATATGTATGCTTTTAATATGATGAATTATTATGAATTTGCAAGTGATAAATACATCAGTTTTTTTGCAGAGCATCATTTTAACGGTTTGTTTTTAAACAAAATTCCTGTTCTCAGAAAACTTAAATTTCGTGAAGTAATTTATGCAAAAGGTGTTTTGGGAAGTTTAAATGATGAAAACAGAAATTTACTTCAATTTCCTTCTGAACTTTCTGATGTTGAGAAACCGTATATCGAGCTCGGTGCCGGAATTGAAAATATAGTTAATATTTTAAGTGTTAATTATTTCAGAAGAATAAGTCACTTGCAAAAACCGGATGTCAGAAAAAACGGTATTATTATAGGTTTGCAGTTAAGTTTTTAA
- the hutI gene encoding imidazolonepropionase, whose product MRILIKNIKKLVQTETKPKTKVSGKDMAKLKNIDNAYLILHNDKIEDFGKMKDMPDIEGNYKSIDAGGKFVFPSFCDSHTHLVYAGSREIEYNDKIKGLSYEEIAKRGGGILNSAKLLNKTSEEELYEQAIPRINEIISQGTGAVEIKSGYGLTVGGELKMLRVIKRLKETTPLIIKSTFLGAHSVPAEYKGKQKDYVNLVVNQMLPAVAEEKLADFIDVFCDKGFFTVEDTDKILKAGAKYGLRPKIHANELDFSGGVQIGVKHNALSVDHLEYVGDDEIKALKNSETMPTILPGAAFFLNMPYSPARKMIDAGLPLALASDFNPGSSPSGNMKLMMSFASVNYKMTIEEVVNASTINTAYAMGISKLTGSIAKGKKANVFITKEMPTLEYFTYAYGSNLIDTVILGGKIIS is encoded by the coding sequence ATGCGAATACTTATAAAAAACATAAAAAAACTCGTTCAAACCGAAACAAAGCCCAAAACAAAAGTTTCCGGCAAGGATATGGCAAAGCTCAAAAATATCGACAATGCTTATCTTATTCTGCACAACGATAAAATCGAAGATTTCGGCAAAATGAAGGATATGCCTGATATTGAAGGCAATTACAAAAGTATTGATGCCGGCGGAAAGTTTGTGTTTCCGTCTTTTTGCGATTCGCACACGCATTTGGTATATGCCGGAAGTCGCGAAATTGAATACAACGATAAAATTAAAGGGCTTTCTTACGAAGAAATTGCAAAACGCGGCGGCGGAATTCTCAATTCGGCAAAATTGCTGAATAAAACGTCCGAAGAAGAACTTTACGAACAAGCAATTCCGAGAATAAACGAAATAATTTCGCAAGGAACCGGAGCCGTTGAAATTAAAAGCGGATACGGTCTTACGGTCGGGGGCGAACTGAAAATGCTTCGCGTTATAAAACGCCTGAAAGAAACAACACCGCTGATAATTAAATCTACTTTTCTCGGAGCACATTCCGTTCCCGCCGAATATAAAGGCAAACAAAAAGATTACGTTAATTTGGTTGTAAATCAAATGCTTCCCGCCGTTGCCGAAGAAAAACTTGCCGATTTTATTGATGTTTTTTGCGATAAAGGATTTTTTACCGTTGAAGATACCGACAAAATTTTAAAAGCCGGAGCAAAATACGGTTTGCGTCCTAAAATTCACGCCAACGAATTAGATTTTTCCGGCGGAGTGCAAATCGGCGTAAAACACAATGCTCTTTCGGTTGACCATCTTGAATATGTGGGCGATGACGAAATAAAAGCCCTGAAAAACTCCGAAACTATGCCCACGATTTTACCCGGTGCTGCTTTTTTTCTTAATATGCCCTACTCTCCCGCTCGCAAAATGATTGATGCCGGGCTTCCGCTTGCCCTTGCTTCCGATTTTAATCCGGGTTCATCGCCTTCGGGAAATATGAAACTTATGATGTCTTTTGCAAGCGTAAATTATAAAATGACCATAGAAGAAGTTGTTAACGCAAGCACCATCAACACTGCTTATGCGATGGGAATAAGCAAGTTAACCGGAAGTATTGCAAAAGGTAAAAAGGCAAATGTTTTTATAACAAAAGAAATGCCCACTCTCGAATATTTTACTTACGCCTACGGAAGTAATTTAATTGATACGGTTATTTTGGGAGGGAAGATTATCAGCTAA
- a CDS encoding AbgT family transporter, with protein sequence MLKNKKIPHTYVIIFYIVLIAAVATWFVPGGQYVKETVIVDGKEKEQVVYETVKINGEDVLQPKFEYVDNEFQTWQVFAAMFKGFEKQAGIIVFILMVGGAFWIMNQSKAIDVGIFAFLNYTKKLEKVKFLRFLGVNNIVLTMIMIMFSIFGAVFGMSEETIAFIVILVPLAISMGYDSITGVAIVFVAAGLGFAGAILNPFTIGIAQGIAELPLFSGIEYRIVTWFIINFIGITFILRYANKVKKNPKKSLVYETDQYWRDKSGDKTEQIKYYTPKRAWVVYIFILVSLILFSVEFYSTEMKIGNSVFVAPMLPIATGLFALTGILSLRKSVHFFILNLLAFTIVFLIIGVMGYGWYIMKIATLFLAMGLLTGVAMKYNPNEITKHFLDGAKDIMSAALVVGLAGGIVIILQEGKIIDTILHSMAEGMKGFGKIVSVGIMYVIQTFINIVIPSGSAKAAITMPIMAPFSDYIGISRQATVVAFQFGDGFTNMITPTSGVLIGVLGVAKIPYDKWVKWITPFMIILIILGFLLLIPTVTMDLNGF encoded by the coding sequence ATGCTCAAAAATAAAAAAATACCGCATACTTATGTCATTATTTTTTACATTGTTTTAATTGCCGCTGTTGCAACCTGGTTTGTTCCCGGAGGACAATACGTTAAGGAAACCGTGATTGTTGACGGCAAAGAAAAAGAACAAGTTGTTTATGAAACCGTAAAAATTAACGGTGAAGATGTTTTGCAACCTAAATTTGAATATGTTGATAATGAGTTTCAAACATGGCAAGTTTTTGCGGCAATGTTTAAAGGTTTTGAAAAACAAGCCGGAATAATTGTATTTATTTTAATGGTCGGCGGTGCTTTTTGGATTATGAATCAAAGTAAGGCAATTGATGTGGGGATTTTTGCATTTCTTAACTATACAAAAAAACTTGAAAAAGTTAAATTTTTAAGATTTCTCGGAGTAAACAATATTGTACTTACAATGATTATGATAATGTTCAGTATATTCGGTGCAGTATTCGGCATGAGCGAAGAAACCATTGCTTTTATTGTAATTTTAGTTCCTCTGGCAATTTCTATGGGTTATGATTCAATAACCGGCGTTGCAATTGTTTTTGTAGCTGCAGGTTTGGGTTTTGCAGGTGCAATTTTAAATCCGTTTACGATAGGTATTGCACAAGGCATTGCAGAACTTCCGCTTTTTTCAGGAATTGAATACAGAATTGTTACTTGGTTTATTATTAATTTTATAGGAATCACTTTTATTTTAAGGTATGCAAATAAAGTTAAAAAGAATCCGAAAAAATCATTGGTTTATGAAACAGATCAATATTGGCGTGATAAATCAGGCGATAAAACTGAACAAATTAAATATTATACTCCTAAACGTGCTTGGGTTGTCTATATTTTTATTTTGGTGTCTTTGATATTATTCTCAGTAGAATTTTATTCAACCGAGATGAAAATAGGAAATAGTGTTTTTGTTGCTCCTATGCTTCCTATAGCAACCGGATTGTTTGCATTAACCGGTATTCTTTCTTTAAGAAAATCGGTACATTTTTTTATTCTTAATTTGTTGGCTTTTACCATTGTTTTTTTAATAATAGGCGTAATGGGTTATGGTTGGTATATTATGAAAATAGCAACTTTGTTTCTTGCAATGGGGCTTCTGACAGGTGTTGCCATGAAATATAACCCGAATGAAATAACTAAACATTTTTTGGACGGAGCAAAAGATATTATGTCGGCAGCATTAGTTGTAGGACTTGCAGGAGGAATTGTTATCATTTTACAAGAAGGAAAAATCATTGATACAATTTTGCACAGTATGGCAGAAGGAATGAAAGGTTTCGGAAAAATTGTATCTGTCGGAATTATGTATGTAATTCAAACGTTTATTAATATTGTAATTCCGTCGGGTTCGGCAAAAGCAGCGATTACAATGCCTATTATGGCACCTTTTTCTGATTATATCGGAATTTCACGTCAGGCAACGGTTGTTGCGTTTCAATTCGGCGACGGATTTACGAATATGATAACTCCTACTTCGGGTGTGTTAATCGGAGTTTTGGGCGTTGCAAAAATACCCTATGATAAATGGGTAAAATGGATTACTCCTTTTATGATAATTTTAATTATTTTAGGTTTCTTATTGCTTATACCTACGGTAACCATGGATTTGAACGGATTTTAA